In Stigmatopora nigra isolate UIUO_SnigA chromosome 11, RoL_Snig_1.1, whole genome shotgun sequence, the following proteins share a genomic window:
- the usp9 gene encoding ubiquitin carboxyl-terminal hydrolase 9X, translating into MTATTRGSPVGGNDSQGQAPDAQSQPPLPQNQTSSPNSSNENSPMSPPGEHGQGDGPPPMEEEEPAFPHTDLAKLDDMINRPRWVVPVLPKGELEVLLEAAIDLSKKGLDVKCEACQRFFRDGLTISFTKILTDEAVSGWKFEIHRCIITNTHRLVELCVAKLSQDWFPLLELLAMATNPQCKFHIYNGTRPSETVPAVAQLADDELFARPPDPRPPKGWLVDLINKFGTLNGFQMLHDRFMSGEALNVQIIAALIKPFGQCYEFLTLHTVKKYFLPVIEMVPQFLENLTDEELKKEAKNEAKNDALSMIIKSLKNLASRVPGQEETVKNLEIFRLKMILRLLQISSFNGKMNALNEVNKVISSVSYYTHRHPEEDEWLTAERMAEWIQQNHILSIVLRDSLHQPQYVEKLEKILRFVIKEKALTMQDLDNIWAAQAGKHEAIVKNVHDLLAKLAWDFSPEQLDHLFDCFKASWTNASKKQREKLLELIRRLAEDDKDGVMAHKVLNLLWNLAHSDDVPVDIMDQALSAHIKILDYSCSQDRDTQKIQWIDRFIEELRTNDKWVIPALKQIREICSLFGEAPQNLSQTQRNPHVFYRHDLINQLQNNHALVTLVAENLSAYMETMRQFSKEEQAEFDPQIVRPGSRYSHVQEVQERLNFLRFLLKDGQLWLCAPQAKQIWKCLAETAVFLCDREACFKWYSKLMGDEPDLDPDINKDFFENNVLQLDPSLLTENGMKCFERFFKAVNCREGKLVAKRRAYMMDDLELIGLDYLWRVVIQGSDDIASRAIDLLKEIYTNLGPKLQVNQVEIHEDFIQSCFDRLKASYDTLCVLDRDKDGINCARQEAIRMVRVLTVLKEYINECDSDYHEERTILPMSRAFRGKHITLIVRFPNQGRQVDDLDIWSHTNDTIGSVRRGILNRIKANAAHTKIELFIGGEVVDPADDRKLIGQLNLKDKTLITAKLTQVSANMPSSPDSSSDSSTGSPGNHGNHYGDGPNPEVESCLPGVIMSLHLRYISFLWQVADLGCQLNMPLLRDGARVLMKLMPPDNTTVENLRAVCLDHAKLGENSLSPSLDSRFFGPSPSQVLYLIEVVYALLMPASATLGEDASDFQYNFLKSGGLPLVLSMLTRNNFLPSADMETRRGAYLNALKIAKLLLTAVGFGHVKAVAEACQPNAEGNIPVSPINQATHDQALVLQSALQNIPNPASECMLRNVAIRLAQQISDENFFQTSKSIPDICVIRAVQKIVWASGCGTVQFVFSSNDDISKIYEKTNAAKEPDGEDEQVCCEALEVMTLCFALMPTALDTLSKERAWQTFIIDLLLHCHSKSVRQMAQEQFFLMATRCCMGHRPLLFFITLLFTVLGTTAKERAKHAGDYFTLLRHLLNYAYNSNINLPNAEVLLNNEIDWLKRIKDEVKRTGETGVEETILEGHLGVTKELLSFQTPEKKYYIGCEKGGANLIKELIDDFIFPASNVYLQYMKSGDFPPEQAIPVCSTPASINAGFELLVTLAVGCFRNLKQIVDTLTDMYYLACETLTEWEYLPPVGPRPNKGFVGLKNAGATCYMNSVIQQLYMIPPIRNGILAIEGTGTDVDDDMSGDEKQENETNVDPRDEVFSYHHQFDDKPASKAEDRKEYNIGVLRHLQVIFGHLAASRLQYYVPRGFWKQFRLWGEPVNLREQHDALEFFNSLVDSLDEALKALGHPAMLSKVLGGSFADQKICQGCPHRYECEESFTTLNVDIRNHQNLLDSMEQYVKGDLLEGANAYHCEKCNKKVDTVKRLLIKKLPPVLAIQLKRFDYDWERECAIKFNDYFEFPRELDMEPYTVAGVAKIEGDDINPENQMIQQNEPSEATPVGSSKYRLVGVLVHSGQASGGHYYSYIIQRNGGDGEKNRWYKFDDGDVTECKMDDEEEMKNQCFGGEYMGEVFDHMMKRMSYRRQKRWWNAYILFYERMDSLDKDGELVKCISELTISGAKPHQVKMPGVIECSVRKQNVQFMHNRMQYSLEYFQFIKKLLTCNSVYLNPPPGQEHLLPEAEEIAMISAQLAARFLFSTGFHTKKVVRGPASDWYDALCILLRHSKNVRYWFAHNVLFAYPNRFSEYLLECPSAEVRGAFAKLVVFIAHFSLQDGPCPSPAASPGTSAQGCDNLSLGDHLLRAVLNLLRREVSEHGRHLQQYFNLFVMYANLGLAEKTQLLKLTVPATFMLVALDEGPGPPIKYQYAELGKLYTVVSQLIRCCDVSSRMQSSINGNPPLPNPYGDANLTAPVMVVQQLVSEILFVRTSYVKKIIEDCSNSEETVKLLRFSCWENPQFSSTVLSELLWQVAYSYNYELRPHLDLLLQILLIEDSWQTHRIHNVLKGIPDDRDGLFDTIQRSKNHYQKRAYQCIKCMVALFSNCSVAYQILQSNGDLKRKWTWAVEWLGDELERRPYSGNPQYAYNNWSPPVQSNETSNSYFLERSHSARMTLAKACELCPEEEPDEQEVPDDHDTSPPEDTSLYPNSSGTVPFQQNNHPHGQPYTGPAAQHMNNPQRPGPAQAPAPAQGPAPAPAPGPKAQDNWESPEETVTAPAPAPAPAPTPAPAPTSAPTPAQPAE; encoded by the exons TAGCGCAGCTGGCTGATGACGAGCTCTTCGCCAGACCACCAGACCCGCGCCCCCCTAAG GGCTGGTTGGTGGACTTAATAAATAAGTTTGGCACGTTAAACGGGTTTCAAATGTTGCACGATCGCTTCATGAGTGGCGAAGCACTGAACGTCCAGATTATCGCCGCACTTATCAA GCCTTTTGGCCAGTGTTACGAATTCCTCACCTTGCACACAGTGAAGAAGTACTTCCTCCCCGTCATTGAAATGGTTCCCCAGTTTTTGGAGAACCTCACGGACGAGGAGCTTAAGAAAGAGGCCAAGAATGAAGCCAAAAATGACGCACTGTCCATGATAATCAAGTCTCTGAAGAATCTTGCGTCCCGTGTTCCAGGGCAAGAGGAGACTGTGAAGAATTTAGAAATTTTTAGGTTAAAAATGATTCTTAG GTTATTGCAAATTTCCtcttttaatggcaaaatgaaTGCACTAAATGAAGTCAACAAGGTGATCTCCAGTGTCTCCTATTACACTCACCGGCACCCCGAGGAGGATGAATGGCTGACGGCAGAGCGCATGGCG GAGTGGATCCAGCAAAACCACATCCTGTCTATCGTCCTGAGGGACAGTTTACACCAGCCTCAGTATGTGGAGAAACTGGAGAAAATCCTTCGTTTCGTTATCAAAGAGAAAGCTCTGACCATGCAAGATCTTGACAACATCTGGGCAGCACAG GCTGGCAAACATGAGGCCATTGTAAAAAATGTCCATGACCTCCTGGCTAAGCTAGCATGGGATTTCTCACCTGAGCAGCTAGATCATCTTTTTGACTGTTTTAAG GCAAGTTGGACGAATGCCAGCAAGAAGCAACGTGAGAAACTGCTGGAGCTTATCCGCCGCCTAGCTGAAGATGACAAAGACGGTGTGATGGCCCACAAGGTCCTCAATCTGCTGTGGAACCTGGCCCACAGCGACGACGTGCCTGTAGATATAATGGACCAAGCTCTTAGCGCGCACATCAAAATATTAGATTACAGCTGCTCACAG GATAGAGACACGCAGAAGATCCAGTGGATTGATCGCTTCATAGAAGAGCTGCGAACCAATGACAAATGGGTGATTCCTGCCTTGAAGCAAATCCGAGAAATCTGTAGCCTTTTTGGAGAAGCTCCGCAGAACTTGAG TCAAACCCAGAGGAATCCACACGTGTTTTATCGCCACGACCTTATCAACCAGTTGCAAAACAACCACGCCCTGGTCACGCTAGTGGCTGAAAATCTGTCAGCCTACATGGAAACGATGCGACAGTTTTCCAAAG AAGAACAGGCAGAGTTTGACCCTCAGATAGTTCGACCGGGAAGCCGTTACAGCCACGTCCAGGAAGTACAGGAACGACTGAACTTCCTGAG GTTCCTTCTTAAAGATGGCCAGCTGTGGCTCTGTGCTCCCCAAGCTAAGCAGATCTGGAAGTGCCTGGCCGAGACTGCGGTATTCCTCTGTGACCGAGAAGCCTGCTTCAAATG GTACTCCAAACTGATGGGCGACGAGCCCGACCTGGATCCAGACATCAACAAAGACTTCTTTGAGAACAATGTCCTGCAGCTGGACCCATCCCTGTTGACGGAGAATGGCATGAAGTGTTTTGAGAGGTTCTTCAAGGCTGTCAACTGCAGGGAGGGAAAACTGGTGGCCAAACGTAGGGCTTACATGATGGATGACCTGGAACTCATAGGCCTAGACTATCTATGGAGG GTGGTAATTCAAGGAAGTGATGACATTGCCAGCAGAGCCATAGACCTTCTGAAAGAGATCTACACCAATCTCGGACCAAAGTTACAAGTCAATCAG GTGGAGATTCACGAAGATTTCATCCAGTCGTGTTTTGACCGCTTGAAGGCATCCTACGACACCCTGTGCGTGTTGGACAGAGACAAAGATGGTATCAACTGTGCACGGCAGGAAGCAATTCGCATGGTGCGAGTTCTCACTGTGCTCAAAGAGTATATCAATGAGTGTGACAGCGACTACCACGAAGAAAGGACCATCCTGCCCATGTCAAG GGCGTTTCGTGGAAAGCACATCACGTTGATTGTGCGCTTCCCAAACCAGGGTCGTCAGGTAGACGACCTGGATATCTGGTCGCACACCAACGACACCATTGGCTCGGTGCGTCGTGGCATCCTAAACCGCATCAAAGCCAATGCCGCGCACACCAAAATAGAGCTCTTCATTGGAGGCGAGGTGGTCGACCCTGCTGATGACCGGAAGCTGATTGGACAGCTCAATTTGAAGGATAAAACT TTGATCACGGCCAAGCTGACTCAGGTGAGCGCTAATATGCCCTCCAGTCCGGACAGCTCATCCGACTCATCCACCGGGTCGCCCGGTAACCACGGCAACCATTATGGCGATGGCCCTAACCCTGAAGTGGAAAGCTGTCTTCCTGGCGTG ATCATGTCGCTGCACCTGCGCTACATCTCTTTCCTGTGGCAGGTGGCTGACCTGGGATGCCAACTCAATATGCCCCTCCTTAGGGACGGAGCCCGAGTTCTAATGAAACTCATGCCTCCAG ACAACACAACTGTGGAGAACCTGCGTGCTGTGTGCTTGGACCACGCCAAGCTTGGGGAGAACAGCCTGAGTCCATCACTGGACTCTCGCTTCTTTGGCCCATCACCCTCTCAAGTGCTCTACCTCATTGAG GTTGTGTATGCTTTGCTGATGCCAGCCAGTGCCACACTGGGTGAGGATGCGAGCGACTTCCAATACAACTTCCTGAAAAGTGGCGGCTTGCCGCTGGTGTTGAGTATGCTCACGCGAAACAACTTCCTGCCATCGGCCGACATGGAGACGCGGCGCGGGGCTTACCTCAACGCGTTGAAAATCGCCAAACTTCTCCTAACCGCTGTTGGCTTCGGGCACGTGAAGGCTGTGGCGGAGGCCTGCCAGCCCAATGCTGAGGGAAATATCCCAGTTTCCCCG ATTAATCAGGCTACTCACGATCAGGCACTGGTGCTGCAGAGTGCACTGCAAAACATCCCCAATCCTGCCTCTGAATGTATGCTGCGCAATGTAGCCATACGCCTGGCACAGCAGATTTCTGATGAG AATTTTTTCCAGACGTCAAAGTCCATTCCTGACATCTGCGTGATCCGGGCCGTCCAAAAAATAGTTTGGGCCTCAGGCTGCGGCACGGTGCAATTTGTCTTCAGTTCAAATGATGACATCAGCAAGATATATGAGAAG ACGAACGCCGCAAAGGAACCAGACGGCGAAGACGAGCAAGTGTGTTGCGAAGCCTTGGAAGTGATGACATTGTGTTTTGCCTTGATGCCCACAGCCCTGGACACCCTCAGTAAGGAGAGGGCTTGGCAAACCTTCATTATAGACTTGCTACTACACTGCCACAGCAA ATCTGTACGTCAGATGGCCCAGGAACAATTTTTTCTGATGGCAACCAGGTGCTGCATGGGACACCGACCCCTCCTATTTTTCATTACCCTCCTTTTCACTGTGCTGGGG ACCACCGCCAAGGAGCGAGCAAAGCATGCCGGGGACTACTTCACTTTACTTCGGCATCTTCTAAACTATGCCTATAACAGCAACATCAACCTGCCCAATGCCGAGGTGCTGCTCAACAATGAAATTGATTGGCTCAAAAGGATAAAG GATGAAGTCAAGAGGACCGGGGAGACTGGTGTGGAAGAGACCATCTTGGAAGGCCACCTTGGCGTCACCAAGGAGCTTCTGTCCTTCCAAACTCCAGAGAAGAAATATTATATTGGTTGTGAGAAGGGTGGAGCTAATCTCATAAAG GAACTGATTGACGATTTCATCTTCCCGGCATCAAACGTTTATCTTCAATACATGAAAAGCGGCGACTTTCCGCCAGAGCAGGCCATCCCAGTGTGCAGCACTCCGGCTTCTATCAACGCTGGCTTTGAGCTGCTAGTTACACTCGCCGTTGGCTGTTTCCGCAACCTGAAGCAGATTGTCGACACATTGACGGACATGTACTATCTGG CCTGTGAAACGCTGACAGAGTGGGAATACCTGCCTCCGGTGGGCCCACGGCCCAATAAAGGCTTTGTGGGTCTGAAAAACGCCGGGGCCACCTGTTACATGAACTCGGTCATCCAACAGCTGTATATGATCCCACCCATTCGCAATGGTATCCTGGCCATCGAGGGCACGGGCACCGATGTGGACGATGACATGTCAGGCGACGAGAAGCAGGAGAACGAA ACAAATGTCGATCCTCGGGATGAAGTGTTCAGCTACCACCACCAGTTTGATGACAAGCCTGCCAGTAAAGCAGAAGACCGTAAGGAGTACAACATTGGGGTATTGCGTCATCTGCAGGTCATTTTCGGCCATTTGGCCGCTTCCAGGCTCCAGTACTATGTTCCAAGGGGCTTTTGGAAACAATTCAG GTTATGGGGTGAACCAGTAAATTTAAGAGAGCAGCATGATGCCTTAGAGTTTTTCAATTCTTTGGTGGATAGTTTGGATGAAGCACTGAAGGCTTTGGGACATCCCGCTATGCTAAGCAAGGTGCTTGGAGGCTCTTTTGCTGACCAGAAGATTTGTCAGGGTTGTCCTCACAG atACGAGTGTGAGGAGTCGTTCACGACACTCAATGTGGACATTAGAAATCACCAGAACCTTTTGGACTCCATGGAGCAATACGTCAAAGGAGATCTACTAGAGGGAGCCAATGCATACCACTGTGAGAAGTGTAACAAGAag GTGGACACGGTCAAACGTCTCCTGATCAAGAAGCTGCCGCCAGTCCTTGCCATCCAACTGAAGCGCTTTGACTACGATTGGGAGCGGGAATGCGCCATCAAGTTCAACGACTACTTTGAGTTCCCAAGGGAATTGGACATGGAGCCGTACACCGTCGCCGGCGTGGCCAAGATAGAGGGCGACGACATCAACCCGGAGAACCAAATGATCCAGCAGAACGAGCCCTCGGAAGCCACGCCCGTGGGCAGCTCCAAGTACCGTCTGGTGGGCGTACTGGTCCACTCGGGCCAGGCCAGCGGTGGCCATTACTACTCGTACATCATCCAGAGGAACGGAGGCGACGGCGAAAAGAACCGTTGGTACAAGTTTGACGACGGCGACGTGACGGAGTGCAAGATGGACGACGAGGAGGAGATGAAGAACCAGTGCTTTGGCGGCGAGTACATGGGCGAGGTCTTCGACCACATGATGAAAAGAATGTCGTATCGCAGGCAGAAACGCTGGTGGAACGCCTACATCCTTTTCTACGAGCGTATGGACTCCCTAGACAAGGACGGCGAGCTGGTCAAGTGCATCTCGGAGTTGACCATCTCCGGAGCCAAGCCGCATCAGGTCAAGATGCCCGGCGTCATCGAGTGCAGCGTCCGCAAGCAGAACGTCCAATTTATGCACAACCGAATGCAATACAGCCTGGAATATTTCCAGTTCATTAAGAAACTTCTGACCTGTAAcagtgtctatttaaaccctcctCCAG GACAAGAGCATCTTCTGCCGGAGGCAGAGGAGATTGCTATGATAAGTGCTCAGCTGGCTGCTCGCTTCCTTTTTAGCACAGGCTTCCACACCAAGAAAGTGGTCAGAGGTCCTGCCAGTGATTG GTATGACGCTCTCTGCATCCTGCTGAGACACAGTAAGAATGTACGCTACTGGTTTGCACACAACGTCCTGTTCGCCTACCCCAACCGCTTCTCCGAGTACCTGCTGGAATGCCCCAGCGCTGAGGTGCGCGGGGCCTTCGCCAAGCTCGTCGTCTTCATCGCGCACTTCTCGCTCCAAGATGGCCCCTGCCCCTCCCCAGCCGCCTCGCCCGGAACCTCCGCTCAG GGTTGCGATAACCTCAGTCTTGGCGACCACCTTTTAAGAGCCGTGCTCAATCTGCTCCGACGAGAGGTTTCGGAGCATGGCCGTCACCTGCAGCAGTACTTTAACCTCTTTGTCATGTACGCCAATTTGG GCTTGGCCGAAAAGACCCAGCTGCTGAAGCTGACTGTGCCTGCCACCTTCATGTTGGTGGCTCTGGACGAAGGTCCTGGGCCCCCCATTAAGTACCAATACGCTGAACTGGGCAAGCTCTACACAGTGGTCTCCCAGCTAATTCGCTGCTGCGATGTATCCTCGCGCATGCAGTCCTCCATCAATG GTAACCCCCCTCTGCCCAATCCTTACGGGGACGCCAACCTGACCGCCCCAGTAATGGTGGTGCAGCAGCTGGTGTCCGAGATCCTATTTGTTCGGACCAGCTACGTAAAGAAGATCATCGAGGACTGCAGCAATTCAGAGGAGACGGTCAAGCTGCTCCGCTTCAGCTGCTGGGAGAACCCCCAGTTTTCCTCCACCGTGCTCAGCGAGCTCCTATGGCAG GTGGCGTACTCCTACAACTATGAGTTGAGGCCTCATTTGGACTTGCTGCTACAAATTCTTCTCATTGAAGATTCCTGGCAGACACACAG GATCCATAATGTGCTGAAGGGAATTCCGGATGACAGGGATGGTCTGTTTGATACCATTCAGCGTTCCAAGAACCACTATCAAAAACGGGCCTACCAGTGTATCAAGTGCATGGTGGCACTCTTCAGCAACTGCTCGGTGGCGTACCAGATCCTCCAG AGCAACGGCGACCTGAAACGAAAGTGGACGTGGGCCGTAGAGTGGTTGGGCGACGAGCTGGAAAGGAGGCCCTACTCGGGCAATCCGCAGTACGCCTACAACAATTGGTCACCGCCGGTCCAGAGTAATGAAACTTCCAATAGCTACTTCCTGGAGCGCTCGCATAGTGCACGCATGACCCTCGCCAAGGCCTGCGAACTCTGTCCCGAAGAG GAGCCCGATGAGCAGGAGGTCCCCGACGACCATGACACCTCCCCACCCGAGGACACGTCTCTGTATCCAAATTCTTCGGGAACGGTGCCGTTTCAGCAG AACAACCACCCTCACGGTCAACCGTACACCGGACCCGCCGCGCAGCACATGAACAACCCCCAGCGCCCCGGCCCCGCACAGGCCCCCGCCCCGGCGCAGGGCCCCGCCCCCGCTCCCGCTCCGGGCCCCAAGGCGCAAGACAACTGGGAAAGCCCAGAAGAGACGGTCACCGCCCCGGCGCCCGCTCCAGCTCCGGCTCCGACTCCAGCTCCGGCGCCCACCTCCGCCCCGACTCCCGCCCAGCCCGCCGAGTAG